The DNA segment GTTGCAGCTCCCCTTAAACCTGGCAACGCATAAAGCATATATGATTCAGACGTTTggattttcttctttcttctttcacgGTAGAAGAATATCAGTGCAACATATGATTCATAAACATTACCTGTTGCAGCAGCAGCAGTAAGAGTAATAATGTCAGCAGGGGTTTGAATGGTCAGGCCAGAGTTGACAGCAGAGGCAACATCTGCTCTATGTGCACCTACTGATTCTGCAGCTTCGGCACAAGCACTGGCTAGCAATGCAGAGGCACAGGCAACCCCATTACTTATTTTCACAGTTTCATTGTCCATATTCTTTTCTATTTCCATGCTGTTGGTGGCTGCAAAGCCAGCAATTGCTGCAGCCAGCCGTGCCACAGAAAGTGCAGCATGTATTTTGGCAGTGAGGAGTCgaacttcttccttcttcttctctcttttccACCTCAATATACCAGTCAATGAATTTTCTCTTAGCCAACCCTTAATGCGCTTTAATTTCGTTTAGCAAAAAACAAAGTACAGTAATTAGATAAAAACAATGTGTTGAGCTTCTGTTGGAGATGAGACAGAGAAGATGAGTAGAAAGTGAGTGATCAATATACCCATATCAGTTTTTTGTTGCTTTGAGCTGCATGTTTTTTTCCATCATCTACTTGGAATATTATTCCTTCCTGCTCCCCTAAAACATCACTGTTATGATCTACCTTCTCTTCATGCTCCCCTATTTGTCTTTGCTTGTGATCATCAATATCCAATATCTGTTTCTATCAGAACACATATTTTCAAACTGTTATGACTAGCACAGAAATTCAAGGC comes from the Hevea brasiliensis isolate MT/VB/25A 57/8 chromosome 5, ASM3005281v1, whole genome shotgun sequence genome and includes:
- the LOC131180031 gene encoding uncharacterized protein LOC131180031, whose protein sequence is MEELPGGVLTQGRVSFKTQQQLQTNKNAKLFEQRCWNRANDEIMATRTKHYHYESLNIPLHAMEFLCRSWSPTASGFLQTLSSSNKQILDIDDHKQRQIGEHEEKVDHNSDVLGEQEGIIFQVDDGKKHAAQSNKKLIWRIKGWLRENSLTGILRWKREKKKEEVRLLTAKIHAALSVARLAAAIAGFAATNSMEIEKNMDNETVKISNGVACASALLASACAEAAESVGAHRADVASAVNSGLTIQTPADIITLTAAAATGELQPSNQEQLPSCNSQTGTKSQLN